Part of the Pomacea canaliculata isolate SZHN2017 linkage group LG11, ASM307304v1, whole genome shotgun sequence genome is shown below.
tccgtcTGCCAGAATGAGACTTAAATCATaaggatgtgtgtttgtgtatgtgtgcacacatgcacatgcatgcatttgtttaagtgcctttaatattttttccaccACCAAATTTGTTCATTTCAACAATTTTTGCAAATTGCAAAAGTTGAGTAAGAGTGATTCATAATAAAAGTATCAAATGCTTACATTGTTGATGCATAATGCCTTTAAAAAATGCTCTGTTGGCTGAGGGTATTTCTTTCCATCAACAGGTGGTGTAAGGTCAAACTGCTACAAATTTATTGGGTGGATCACTGGGTGCAGTCACAGCACCATTGGAAAAGTCCGAGACCACATGCGACGCACAAAGGGAGACCGCGAGCCTCCAGCACATGGTCTTTTGAATTATCGACGACAAACTtcccactcacacacagagacacagccAGCCACAGCTACCAAAACCAAAGGTGAGGGTAAGCTAGATGGTAACCATAGTAGCCATTAAATGTGTATCATCAATCAATTCCAGTATTTGATAGATGGTTGATAATGCTATACTGTTGGTTTGACTACCCCCAGGAAACTACTGTTCACTGTAGGTCATTGATATTTCCAGAATCTGGTGTTTAGCCCAAGTGTTGCCCAGAAATTCTAGTGCACTTCTTTTCAAACTGGACAGGCCTGTAGTATGTGCTTTGGGACATTTCTAAGAGCCACACTGATAGTAATCTTTAtccaatttttaatttttactgagCTCTAGGGGTAGATAAAAGAACATGTATCAATGAATATAATTTTGATTATTAGAACAGTAATTTAGAGGTATGTCTATAACACACTATTATTACAGTCGTCCCTTGCTATATCACAGTTCACTTATTGTGGCTTCACTGCATAtggtttttcttaaaaaaaatatagctcaTTCTGTAATGCGGAGTTTTTACTATATTGTGGGATTTGTGGTATATaggtatttatataatatttattattttaattattttcgcTCTAATTGGGGCGGGGGATCTGGAACGTAATCCCTGTGATAGGTGATAGATCACTGTGTAAGCATAttttggaagattttttttttttctccactaaCAAGTTCTGACAACATGAAATATGAAAGAATTGTATGCAGTTCTAgcttatgctttttttttttggggtgggggtgcaGATGCTTGTAAGTCCTCTCCAAAGAAGCCATCTTCATCTTCAAATGTTCAGAAGTCAATAAGCTTGCCTGAACACCTAGCACTTAGTCCAGTAAGTGGCTTGTCATCAAGTGAAAAGAATGCAGAGGTAAGCTATTTAGTTACTTCAAGTGCCTCAAGTCTAGTGTTACAGTTAACAATGATTGCAAATTTAGACAATAGTTTGTACTTTACAAAGACACTTAAAACTCGGGATCTTTGATTTAGTTTACTGTCTGAAGAGAATTTTGAGATGATGGTccattttcaataaaatcatCGATGAAAGTCAAAATGTTCATGGTAGCTGCTTttggttattttaaataatattatttttaacccagaaaaattagaaatccttaaaacaaagaatttcaTTTTTGGAGTAGCACTATATACCTGAAGTATGAGTTTGTTTCCATGGCACAGAAGCAGATTTtacttttgaacatttttagaaaaaaaaagacaattttaattgtttgtatcTAGGACTAAAACCCATGACCTTAACTTTCTATCCAAATCTGATCTCACGATCTTGAAGTTTGATAAAAGTGTGCCCAGTGTAACtgaaagagaaatgtaattgtgtgtgtgtgttttctgtcaaattatgtgtgcttgcatgtgtatgcatgtgtgggtgtgtacaacagctggaacagcagcagcagcaattaaAGCTTTTACAGCAGCAGCTCTTGGAACAGCAGTCTGCTATggagcaacagcaacagctgctgcagcagcagatTTTGACACATGCCAGCGTTCAGTTGTCCCACAATGCCACAGTAAGTACATCTAAACATCTAGTACATCCATTATCAGATGCAAAATGGTTATCATTCTAGGTGATCTATCTGAGTTACATTTAAAGAATTGAAGCAGGAGGTTCATTAGGATccaattttaaaattactagAGGATTCTGAAGACAATGTGTCCTCAAACCGACAATACAGCAAAAATCTCCCATCAGGCTCCTCATATTGTCTACCCCAGCTGCTTCATACCTGAACAGATTGAAACTTCCactttttttcatcagtttacTTGTATTAGTTCCACGActatttttacctgtttgtaTAGATTTTATAATGtcgttttttaatttttgttattcatACTTTTCAGCATGTCTGTACTCCTTCAGTCTAAATGAGCTATCAAAACAAgaagtttttctgttgttgcagAGTTTGGCTGACATTCAACAGCAGGTACTTTCACAACTGGCCCAGCTGCAAGGAGCTCAGCAACAGCTGGCCTCTTCCATCCAAGCCCTGCAACAACAACTGGTCACAGCCCAGCAGCAGCAAAAGCAGCTTAGTATGAGTGCTGCACAGCTCTCTCAGCAAGCAAGCTTACATCATCAGGAGCAGGCTGCTTGCCATATGCCACAAGGGGCTGCTGTGCAGCAAAGAGTGGGCTCAGTGCAGGAGCTGCTTGCTGCAGTTCCtcaacaacacacagacacaccacgATCACAGCAAGGTGGTGTTTCTGTACAACACAGTGTGGTCACATTGCAGCAGTATCAGCCagtacagcagcagcagcagcagcaggcctTTATGAATCATTACACGCCTCATTCTGCCCTGACACAGCTCAACTTACATGCTTCAGTTCCCTCACTGACAAGTTCGTCATATAGCCATCCACAGTATTTCACACAGACTCAACCACAAGAAGGTTTACCTGCACGATCACACCAGGACACAGACAGCTGGAAAGGGACAATCCCTTTGACCCCCCAGCAGTCAGCTGTTGCCTTTCCTAACCAACTGTCACCACTGCTGCACACTCATCAAGCTCCTGGAGCGGCACCCCTACCATtaccacagcaacaacagcattgCCTTAGAACCAGGCAGCAAGAGCAGTGCCTTGCAGTTGGGGTGCCACATCAGGCAGCTCACTCAATGGGCGATGTGATGGTCCTTGTGTCACAGCAAGGGCCGAGCACCAGGGATCAGCAGCTGTCACCAGCACAGCAGACTATTCCTGTTTTGTTCTCGTATCCTCAGCCACAACTGTCACTTCATCCAGGACTTGGAACTTCTGTTACTTGTCCATGGCAGCAGCAACCACAGCAGCAAGCCCATCACCTGCAGCCAAAGAGCATGCACATGCAGCAGTTTCAGCAACATCTACATCAGCCGCATGTTTTACCTCAGCAGCATCACTTACAGCAGATACATCACCTGCCACAGGAAACAGATCATCGAAACCAGCCTCCACTTCGACATCAAACCAGCATGGCACAAGCACAGGAAGGTCAGTACATGCAACACAGCACAGGAGCAGACAACAACCAGCCGACGCAAGTTATTCAGCCTCCCCTGCATCTGCATACACATGAACGACAGCTGCAGGTAGCATCTGTTTTGTCAGAAACTTCCCAGATGCAAGCTTTGCAGTCACATGCAGTTGTCAGCCTATCGAATCCAGTAACACAGAAAATGATTCCTGCCTTAGAACTCTCTGTGCATCCTACACAATCAGCACCTAACCCACCTTCTCTTGTACAAGTGTCTTTGATGTCTCAGTCTCAGCCAGGCCCTGAAGGGAGGTTACCTACACAATGTGTTCCTGCTCCGTCTCCTTTAGCATCCTCATTGACAGATCATCAAACTGCATCGCAAGCGTCCTCACCAGTATTTATTCCTGTAGCTTTGCAGGTTCATGCACCCAGGCCTGTCACCCAACCAACCTACAGTGTAGCAAGAGAGGAAGATCAGAGTAAAATGGCTGATCAGGGTACTTTGAGAAATAGAGGTGAAATCCCAGGCAGCACGTTTTCTGCCAGTGTTGCTCACCATCAGCCTGCTTTTTGTGAGAAAACAGTTCCCAGTCTGCTCAACAACTCTAGTGTTGCTTTGCAGAGTCAGAATATTCCAAGAGGAAGACATCCATTCAACAGTCAAAATTTGGCGGCAGCAGGTCATCACAAGATGCTTGTTCAGAGCATTGTTGTGCCAGGACCCCCATACCTACCATTGCAGCACCAGGCTCACAATCACCCACAGTGCCTAGCTCCGTTGCATGGTTCTAGCACTGTGCAGATTGTTTCTCACAGCATAGCAGACTCAAATGCTGGCCCAATCCCACCCGCCTACAGCAAGACACAGACGATCACTGTCCCTACTTCTGCAGTCAGTTGTTCCCAAGGGGTCATGAGGGCAACCGGCGGCAAAGTGCAGACTGATACTTGTCCCACATTTAACTCCTCAGCTCCAAATATGGTGGAAGTCTTGAAGCCCAAGTGTCAGCCCCATATTGTGATTACTTATCCATTACAGACACCGTCACTGACTCATCATCAGTCTTCTATGCAGCCAGCAACCATTTCTACTTTGCCAGCTCCTCGTGAATCTGTGGGACAATCTGTCAATGCACCTCAGATATTGATCTTACCATCATCAGCCCAGGATGAAAGAATTTTGGGGAGGTCACTTGTGGATTCTTTACACATAGACATTTGTGCTGACAAATCACAGGTGCCACTTAAAGTGGCAAATATTACTCAGAGTATAGTGAGTGAAGCAACCATCCTGCCTCAGCAGGTCCAGACTAAAGACCAGGTTGTGAGATCACATGTAAATAGTCTGGATAACTTGAGAACTTTTGCTACATCAGAGACCAGATGTCCCTTGCAGACAGCAGCAAACAAGGATCAACTGTCAGCCAATGATAACATTCTAATTGTAAAGGCTCAGCAGAATGATGTAAGCAGTCCATCCCCTAGCACAAGTATGGCATCAGATCCTCTGCTAAAAAACATGGGCAACATGGGAAGTGGAAAGAACAAAAACTCAGGTGCTTATGCCAGAACCAATGAAGTGTCTGGAGCAAAGGTCACAGCAGAGCAAGTTGCCTCCAGCCAAAATTCTTTTGCTGCCAGTGTATCAGTTGGTGAGttgcaaagaaaaattatcataaacgcaagcacaataaataaaaattctttagGATCATTGACCTTTCCTGTCTTTAATAGCAACCTTCACAAAGACTGCAGCACTGCTCAAGTTACAGTAGAGCATACTACAGACACAGCACTTGGACTGTGTCAGAAGATGTGTCCAATCCATGATTCCATCAGTGCTTCAGAGAGCAGCAATAGCATATCAGTGTTGAAGCCAGTGACCATATGTTCAAGCACAACTACTGCTAGCACTCCATCATCTTCCAGAACTGTGGCCATGCTTTTGAGCCCATCCAGAGCACCTTCTGGAGATTTCATAACACCAATTACACAAGAAGCTAAGCAGCCAAAAATGGCTTCATCTGTAAATGATGTATCAAGagtagaaaaagaaacttttcagTCCTCGTCAAAAACAGAGCCCATTTTACCAGCTTGCAAAGTGCCTAACCATTTGGAAAGAGCATTGGAGCTTACAACCACTGCTGATGGGACTAAAGTGCAAGTTTCATCTTCTGGTAAGAAGGAGAAGCAAAAACCTAGACATGTGTCCAAAACTAGAGTTGCAAATTCTCGAGGACAAATAGCAAGAGCTACAGGAGATGATGGCAGGGTTTCTGTTCAAGTGTGCATGCAGTCCCAAGGTTCATCAAGTCACCTGGTAACCCAGGCACATTCTACTCAGAGTGCGAAGGGCTCTCACCTGGCAGGTACAGCAGTAGAAACATTAAAACCTGCAGGCACTTTATCAACAAAAGCATCTTCTGTGCTTTCTAGTTTGGTGACCACAACCACTGCTATTAGCACTCCGATCCCAGCTGTTGGCAGCAATATTTCCAGTATACAACTTTCTACACCCTGCATGGGGTTGGGGCTAGAACCTTCTGGTGTCATCCAGATCATGGCTGCTGCTTCTTCCAGCAGCCCAACTCTTCCCGTTGTCACCACATCTTCAGTGTCTGTTCCCCAAAGGATAGCCAGCCAGGCTTCTGGAACAGCATCTGCATCTTCTAGCTTATTCCCCTCAGCAGTTGTTCTGAATCAGGTCCCAGTGGCCAGCCTGCCAGTTCAGATTGTAGATGTGTTGCCGTTGTCTTCAAGTGGCTCTACCACAGTGCAGACTTTGCCCAGGCTTCCAACCTCACTGCCTGTGATAGCAGTTGGGCAAAGCTTAGCTTCTGCCAGCAGTGTCACAGCAGTCATAGCTCCTGGATGTTCTCAGCAGAAGAATGTGCTTGCTCATGCAGACCCTTCAGAGACGGCTAAAATATGTGTTGCTGAAGCACCTGTGATCAAAGCTCACTgtgcaaaaagaagaaacaaaagagttGAATTTGCAGGAGGGCATGATGGATACTCTTCAAGTTCCAGAACTATCACTGCCCTAAAGGCTCAGGAAGATCATCGGGATATCATACATGAAGAGGATAGCAACCAACGTTCACTTAGTTTTTCTAGAGTAAATGTTCCACCAAAGGATGCTGCTACTGCAGCTCCAACATCTGGTGTAGGGGAAAAGGAAGCCGAAGATGCTCGACCAGACAAAAATAGTGCCTTAGGACaagaaatgatgagaaaagcTCCTGTAGGTTCTCctgctcttctttcttcaaGCATTGTGTCCCAGTCCTGCAGAGCAAAATCCCTTGTTTCTTCTATGCCTGCAGCACATACAAATAACCTGTCTAATTGTGACAGTGGTCATGGGAACTCCCACCAGTCACAGGTGTGTCCACCGAAAGTACAGGTTCCTCTAGGCACAGGACTTTCACATGTCCCTTCTGGACATTTATTGGATCAGAAAGAGCAAGACAGATTAGTTGGTCTGTCTGGTCAACCTGCATTTGATAGTCACCACACCCATGTTGTTGTTAGCCTGTCGGACAAGACTGCATCAATATTAGAATCCAAAACACATGATCAGCAACCAGGCCAAGAGTCTTTCTACCCATCATCCAAGAGTGGTCATCCCAAAGCAGTCTACAGCCTCAATAAAACTGAGTCAAGTGCACTGGTCAGCCTCGACCCTTTTGTGGGCAAAGATGTGCATAAAGAGCGTGCAGCTAGGTGGTGCTCTGTTCCAAAACCTATCCAAGGAAATAGTTCTGCCTCTCACATAACCCAATCTGACCTCTCTCAGATTACATATCTCACTTCTGAGGCACCAACTCATGTTGTTGAACCCtcttcttcaaaaacaaaaagacctGTTAATCTTGGAGAGATGTCTCCAGCCACAAGAGCAGATTGTAGGCCTTCTTCAAGACCTGCAGTCATTTCAAAAACGGAATTAGTATCTGTGAGGCCCATGATGAAATCAGGCCATGTCTACCTCTCTGCAACTGAGCTCAGTGGCAAAGAGAGTGAATCAGCTTGTGCAAAAGTTAACCTCTCTGCAAGTTCAGACCATGTGACCAGTGGCACAGTGAAGGTTTCACCTCGGAAGCAGATTTCTTCCACATCTGGCAACACCAAGCACGTACAAAGGGTGAAATCTATTGCCACTTGCACTGGATCCCAGTTGGTCAAGGAGCCTCAGAGTCACCAAAGACAGCTCAGTAAACACTCCAATGACAAGGAGATGCTGCATTTTCCACCATCTCTTCAAAGTTTCCATCAGCAAGAAGCCTCCATAATTTTGCCTATCTCAACGGCAGCTGCATCTTGTCCTGCTGGTGATTTCACAATGTTCAAATCAACTCAGGTGTTTCCAGGTGTTTCTGCTGCGCAGACAACTGCCTCACACCAGACACATCTTCAGGCACCTGATGCATATTCACACCCACCGTCAACTGCTCATCCTTTGCTTGCTTCTCTGCCTTCAACAAATGGCCTGACATTTTTCCTGGGGGCACCTCAACCATTTCATCAAGAGCCTCAGCAGACTCTCACTCAGTCACACATTTCCTCTTGGCATCGAGACGGAGTGCTGACAGGATCACCTTTACGTGGGCTGGACTCTGATCTTGACGAGGCTTCACGTGACACTGATGTATTGCAGGGACATGGAATTCTTCATGCTTTGTCCTCCTCTGCTTCATCTTCTTCGCGCAGCAGGAATAGTTCTGGAGCTTCTAGCATTGAGCCGTCCATTACCATCGACCCAGCTTCCTTGCCTCTGGATATCATGCAGATGATCATGCAGCATGGTCTTGCTCTCACAGTCACTGAAGTTGTAGCCCCTGGCACTGGTGAGGATATGTGACTTCAGTGAACAGTCATGAAACATCgcaaacaaaaagcagtttGACATGTGTTTACAGTGTCATTGCTATATTTACACTGGTCAGAAGTTGGTTTAATTATGTTCACCTAAAGCATAAGATTAAGTTTACAAAGGAGTTTTTGACTTTGCTCCTTCTGACTACTAGTTTCTGCAAGTTGCTTATAATGTGCTGTCTTTAAGACCATGATTTGgaattgctttgtttttcttcttccacctTATCAGCTGCTTCATCCATCCAGTGCTACCTTCCCTCCCCAACCTTGCATCATCGTTTTCTAACCGAAGTGTTTCAACTTTTTTCCAAGTCTTTGCCCTCCTGGTTCAAGTCCCTTGGTGTTTAAGAAAGCTGAAGGTGTAATTACTGTTGACCTTGTTCTCCATTCACATTGACATGCTGAGAAGTGTCTTGCAATGTTCTTGTTCCCTTCatactttcacacacatacaacagaTGCCACTGGACAACCACATACATCCTGCATCCTTCACCCAATCAACGATTAGGCAGCATGGACAAGAGAAAGACTTTCTTCACCATTAACCCCCACCTACGTGTGACAGGGTGGATAGGTGACTAATTCTCTACCCCTTTGATGCTATAAAGTCTTGCGAGTCAGGTGCTAAAGAACCCTCAGGGGTTACTGTCTAGCTGTTAGGCATACCTGTTGAGATGGTCTCGATATCATTAATACCACCACTGGCCAGCTGGTCATGCTTGAGTAGCCATTTAAGGGAAAGAGTGTGACATCAAGGAACACCACTTTTGCTGCAACGAGGTCATTTGGTGCCAGGATGTCTTGAGGCAGAGGCCAGAGGGCAACCTACATTGCTCATTGTCTCCCCAGGAGATTGGCCAGTGCTTTGGGAAGTGTACTAGTACTGACCATTACATGTATCATAAATTGTAGATCTGCATGGGACCAGCAGCACATAAACTTAAGCAGGGCCTGTACCAATTACAGGTCACAACAGCTTCAAGTTTGTTGCCTCTGGCACTAGCACTTTTTAGTAGAACCAATCTCCtgacttttgtcatttttcttttcctctgtgCAGCTCTAGTTTTATGAGCTGGATGAAGGGGTGGTTGCAATAGGCAGTGGAAAGCCTGAATGGTCACTTGTCTGTCACGCActggccagggtagcaattggTTGTAGCTATGTAATTGAATAGTCTGAGGATGTATGGATATGCATGACCATTTATATGTGGAGAGTATGTTGGAAATGTGGATTTAACATCATGCCGGACTCCAAAATGATTCTTCACCCATGGACTCTTGAAGGGGGCAGATTGTAAGGAGGGACTTAGACAAGATTGTGTAAAGTCAAGTCTCTATCAGTATGGAGTCCCTATCACCAGACAAGGGTATTAGTATAATGACTGCTCCAGCACAACATGCCATGATGTGTGTAGCCAAGAGCTGAACTCCTATCTCGCCAGTAGTTGGCTGTTCTCGGTGTGAGAAGTTGCTTGTGTCATGACACTCGGTACTGTTTGGCTTTGAACAGTAGGCTCAGGCCTTTGGGTGATGGAAGTGATGTTCTTGTACTAGGAGACTGGTTCCATGAGCAGTCAATTCAGTCTCTTCAGT
Proteins encoded:
- the LOC112575265 gene encoding uncharacterized protein LOC112575265, with translation MEGTEDIKEDITTKKENNWDNFKSASPRAARRSERKRKNRQPVFSPDDFATGKQGSLSSASTSKKKCKGRHRQPASSAINRPYDVLPDGKPFSCDLCHSPYVCNPLLSKGGSRFHRSRHMPSPRQKISPITGKTLTLCNACGNSLDGPRLLKKPILPSPEEKEAYIAKAKSFAKDVAAEVQDSNAEKLYCPSFKKRPCGCLQTHLRADGNKTLMRERTQTLLHLFQEAKKLATEKVYQSTELGKTLFAKKKLRQGQIGLGNGMKRSARFESFILEKRTYLKKELRLCERATQRILCYSNNFLHKKLKTEQRGSRIIRQKGKAAMGLLEPLEKIAHWRCCVDHCVRIIHSHRNLLQQWRKRASISQSEARRVLAEMLTPSGGVRSNCYKFIGWITGCSHSTIGKVRDHMRRTKGDREPPAHGLLNYRRQTSHSHTETQPATATKTKDACKSSPKKPSSSSNVQKSISLPEHLALSPVSGLSSSEKNAELEQQQQQLKLLQQQLLEQQSAMEQQQQLLQQQILTHASVQLSHNATSLADIQQQVLSQLAQLQGAQQQLASSIQALQQQLVTAQQQQKQLSMSAAQLSQQASLHHQEQAACHMPQGAAVQQRVGSVQELLAAVPQQHTDTPRSQQGGVSVQHSVVTLQQYQPVQQQQQQQAFMNHYTPHSALTQLNLHASVPSLTSSSYSHPQYFTQTQPQEGLPARSHQDTDSWKGTIPLTPQQSAVAFPNQLSPLLHTHQAPGAAPLPLPQQQQHCLRTRQQEQCLAVGVPHQAAHSMGDVMVLVSQQGPSTRDQQLSPAQQTIPVLFSYPQPQLSLHPGLGTSVTCPWQQQPQQQAHHLQPKSMHMQQFQQHLHQPHVLPQQHHLQQIHHLPQETDHRNQPPLRHQTSMAQAQEGQYMQHSTGADNNQPTQVIQPPLHLHTHERQLQVASVLSETSQMQALQSHAVVSLSNPVTQKMIPALELSVHPTQSAPNPPSLVQVSLMSQSQPGPEGRLPTQCVPAPSPLASSLTDHQTASQASSPVFIPVALQVHAPRPVTQPTYSVAREEDQSKMADQGTLRNRGEIPGSTFSASVAHHQPAFCEKTVPSLLNNSSVALQSQNIPRGRHPFNSQNLAAAGHHKMLVQSIVVPGPPYLPLQHQAHNHPQCLAPLHGSSTVQIVSHSIADSNAGPIPPAYSKTQTITVPTSAVSCSQGVMRATGGKVQTDTCPTFNSSAPNMVEVLKPKCQPHIVITYPLQTPSLTHHQSSMQPATISTLPAPRESVGQSVNAPQILILPSSAQDERILGRSLVDSLHIDICADKSQVPLKVANITQSIVSEATILPQQVQTKDQVVRSHVNSLDNLRTFATSETRCPLQTAANKDQLSANDNILIVKAQQNDVSSPSPSTSMASDPLLKNMGNMGSGKNKNSGAYARTNEVSGAKVTAEQVASSQNSFAASVSVGELQRKIIINASTINKNSLGSLTFPVFNSNLHKDCSTAQVTVEHTTDTALGLCQKMCPIHDSISASESSNSISVLKPVTICSSTTTASTPSSSRTVAMLLSPSRAPSGDFITPITQEAKQPKMASSVNDVSRVEKETFQSSSKTEPILPACKVPNHLERALELTTTADGTKVQVSSSGKKEKQKPRHVSKTRVANSRGQIARATGDDGRVSVQVCMQSQGSSSHLVTQAHSTQSAKGSHLAGTAVETLKPAGTLSTKASSVLSSLVTTTTAISTPIPAVGSNISSIQLSTPCMGLGLEPSGVIQIMAAASSSSPTLPVVTTSSVSVPQRIASQASGTASASSSLFPSAVVLNQVPVASLPVQIVDVLPLSSSGSTTVQTLPRLPTSLPVIAVGQSLASASSVTAVIAPGCSQQKNVLAHADPSETAKICVAEAPVIKAHCAKRRNKRVEFAGGHDGYSSSSRTITALKAQEDHRDIIHEEDSNQRSLSFSRVNVPPKDAATAAPTSGVGEKEAEDARPDKNSALGQEMMRKAPVGSPALLSSSIVSQSCRAKSLVSSMPAAHTNNLSNCDSGHGNSHQSQVCPPKVQVPLGTGLSHVPSGHLLDQKEQDRLVGLSGQPAFDSHHTHVVVSLSDKTASILESKTHDQQPGQESFYPSSKSGHPKAVYSLNKTESSALVSLDPFVGKDVHKERAARWCSVPKPIQGNSSASHITQSDLSQITYLTSEAPTHVVEPSSSKTKRPVNLGEMSPATRADCRPSSRPAVISKTELVSVRPMMKSGHVYLSATELSGKESESACAKVNLSASSDHVTSGTVKVSPRKQISSTSGNTKHVQRVKSIATCTGSQLVKEPQSHQRQLSKHSNDKEMLHFPPSLQSFHQQEASIILPISTAAASCPAGDFTMFKSTQVFPGVSAAQTTASHQTHLQAPDAYSHPPSTAHPLLASLPSTNGLTFFLGAPQPFHQEPQQTLTQSHISSWHRDGVLTGSPLRGLDSDLDEASRDTDVLQGHGILHALSSSASSSSRSRNSSGASSIEPSITIDPASLPLDIMQMIMQHGLALTVTEVVAPGTGEDM